In Alphaproteobacteria bacterium HT1-32, the sequence TCTCGGCCAGTTGCGCCAGCTTGTTCCTTTTCTGAGACCTTATGCCGGCAAAATCATGCTGGCCGGCTTGTCGCTGGCAACGGCCGCGGGTGCGGTGCTGGTTATTCCCTGGTGGCTGCGTCGTGTGGTCAATGAGGGTTTTGCGGCGAGCAATGCAGAGACGCTGAACGATTCGCTCGGACTGATGGTGATTTTTATCCTGCTGCTCGCGGTGGCGACATTCGGTCGCTATTACTTCGTGACCTGGGTGGGCGAGCGGGTGACGGCTGATATCCGCATGGCGGTGTACAGCAATGTCCTGCGGCTGAGCCCCGGATTTTTCGAGACGGTGCGAACGGGGGAAATTCTCTCACGACTGACGGCTGATACGACACTGGTTCAGGCCGTCATCGGTTCTTCGGCGTCCGTGGCGTTGCGCAATGTCCTGCTGCTGACCGGCGGGCTGGTCATGCTGGCCATTACCAGCCCGAAGCTGACGCTTTATGTGCTGGCGATGGTGCCCCTGGTGGTGCTGCCAATTGTTATCTTCGGTCGCAAGGTACGGAAACTGTCGCGGGAAAGTCAGGACCGGGTGGCGGATGTCAGTTCCTATGCTGATGAAAGCCTCGGGGCGATCCGGACACTGCAGGCCTTCACCTATGAGACCGTAGCGGCCCGAACCTTTGCCGGGTTCGTCGATACGGCTTTCGAAGTTTCCGAACGTCGAATTCGGGCGCGGGGGCTGCTGACGATGGTGGTCATCGCGCTGGTGTTCGGTGCGGTTGCCCTGCTGCTCTGGACCGGCGGGCATGATGTGATTGCCGGCAGAATGGATGGCGGGCAATTGCTGGCCTTTGTCTTCTATGCGGTGATTGTCGCGTCCTCAACCGGGGCACTGAGCGAAATCATGGGTGATCTGCAACGGGCTGCCGGTGCCGCGGAACGGCTGACGGAACTGCTGCATATGCCCGTCGATATCGGCGCTCCGGCCAGCCCGGAAAGTTTGCCGGTTCCGTTCCGGGGGGCCGTCGCGATCCGGGATGTGACATTCTGCTATCCTTCACGTCCTGATGCGCCGTCACTGAAAGACTTCAGCCTGGATGTCGCGGCGGGAGAAACGGTGGCTCTGGTCGGGCCGAGCGGTGCCGGTAAAACCACGGTCTTTCAGCTGCTGCTGCGGTTCTATGATCCGCAGTCCGGCGTGGTGTCTGTTGACGGGCTGAATGTCCGTGATCTTGAGCCGACGGCGCTTCGGGCGGGAATCGGGATGGTGTCGCAGGAACCGGCGATCTTTGCGGCAAGTGCCCGCGAAAATATCCGTTATGGCCGTCCTGACGCGACCGATGATGAAGTTACAGCAGCTGCCAAAGCGGCCTTCGCCCGCGATTTCATAGAGGCCCTGCCGGAAGGGTTCGACACCTATCTGGGTGAGCGCGGTGTGCGCCTGTCCGGTGGTCAGCGACAGCGGATTGCCATCGCCCGGGCAATCCTGCGCGATCCGGCCCTGCTGTTGCTGGATGAGGCCACAAGTGCGCTGGATGCGGAAAGCGAACGCGCTGTGCAACTGGCATTGGAAAAGCTGATGGTTGGCCGCACCACCATCGTCATTGCGCACCGCCTGTCGACCGTACTGGGGGCTGATCGTATTGTCGTAATCGAAG encodes:
- a CDS encoding ATP-binding cassette domain-containing protein, which produces MDGMSQPAAAGRGGAKDDRERSRDLGQLRQLVPFLRPYAGKIMLAGLSLATAAGAVLVIPWWLRRVVNEGFAASNAETLNDSLGLMVIFILLLAVATFGRYYFVTWVGERVTADIRMAVYSNVLRLSPGFFETVRTGEILSRLTADTTLVQAVIGSSASVALRNVLLLTGGLVMLAITSPKLTLYVLAMVPLVVLPIVIFGRKVRKLSRESQDRVADVSSYADESLGAIRTLQAFTYETVAARTFAGFVDTAFEVSERRIRARGLLTMVVIALVFGAVALLLWTGGHDVIAGRMDGGQLLAFVFYAVIVASSTGALSEIMGDLQRAAGAAERLTELLHMPVDIGAPASPESLPVPFRGAVAIRDVTFCYPSRPDAPSLKDFSLDVAAGETVALVGPSGAGKTTVFQLLLRFYDPQSGVVSVDGLNVRDLEPTALRAGIGMVSQEPAIFAASARENIRYGRPDATDDEVTAAAKAAFARDFIEALPEGFDTYLGERGVRLSGGQRQRIAIARAILRDPALLLLDEATSALDAESERAVQLALEKLMVGRTTIVIAHRLSTVLGADRIVVIEDGSARASGTHDELMKSDELYARLARLQFDADKNGRS